The Candidatus Wallbacteria bacterium region GCTTCGCATAATAAGCCCCGTCAGGCACATTGTAGTAATAATAACCGGTGGAAGAATCCAGGACCTTCTTGCGTCTGTCGATCTCCATATCAGAAGGTTTCAGCAAAGAAGCTTCCAGCAGATCCACCATGTACTTGATTCCGTTGGTCTGGATTTCAACCGTAGAAATGCCATAAGATGTGAGCTGAGGATATTCATTTGTGTATTTTTCCCAGGCCGGGAAAGCAGGCGTCGTGATTTCTTGC contains the following coding sequences:
- a CDS encoding type II secretion system protein, which gives rise to MIKMLLNNRLAVSLVEILVVSVIISILALLAVPAPGFSQKKKEELQVKSTVSFIRTALYNYQQMHYWTRDILTGGVMQEITTPAFPAWEKYTNEYPQLTSYGISTVEIQTNGIKYMVDLLEASLLKPSDMEIDRRKKVLDSSTGYYYYNVPDGAYYAK